The sequence GATCAACAGCGCCAGGGCGCCGGCGGTGACGCCGACGGCCACCCACGCGTCAGGCATGGCGCTGCGCGCGACGAGTACGCTCGGATCGGGCGCGATCGAGGCCGCGCCCATGGCGGTGAAGTGCAGGCCGCAGATGGCGAGGGTCAGGAGCAGCGCTGCGGAGGCCTGGGCGCGCAGGGCGCCGCCGCCGCGATGGGCGACGCTCAGGGCCAGGGCGCCGAAGGCGACCCCGAGGACGATCGAGGCGGCGACCAGGCCGAAGTCCCAGCCCAGGTGACCCTCGACCTCGAAGGCGGCCATGCCCAGATAGTGCATCACGCCGATGGCGAGGCCGACCATGGCCCCGCCACAAGCGGGCGCCGCTGCGAAGCGGCGGTCGGAGGCGAGACTATAGGCCAGGCCCAGGATGGTGATGGCGGCCGCGAGCGACAGCAGGGTCAGGCCGAGGTCGTAGCCGGTCCGCAGGTTCGGCTCGAAGGCCAGCATGGCCACGAAGTGGGTGGCCCAGATGCCGATGCCGGTGACGATGGACGCGCCGGCGATCCAGACCACCCGCCGCCAACCGCTGAGGCTGGTCAGGCGCGGCAGCATGGAGACGGCGGCGGCGGAGGACAGCAGGCAGACCGTGGCGGCCAGCAGCACCAGGCGGAAATCATGGTGCTGTGTCAGGCAGGCATAGACTTTGAACATGACCCGGCTTCGTTTCGCGCGCGCTTCTGCAGGTCGCTACGAACTAGGCTGTGACCCTCCACGAAATATGAATGCGTGTGGGTCAGGCGCGGTGACGGCTTCGGCTGAACCCTATGCTTTTCAGTGTCTTCACATCGGAGTACCGGAGGCGCCTGCGACAACTTGTCAGGCCGCCAAAGCCTTCAGCATACGGTCGAAAGTCGCATTTGCGCCGAGATCAACCTGCGGCGCCCGCCGCCGCCAGCGCCTCGCGCACCCGGGCCAGGGCGGCCTCGGCCGGGGCGGTCTCGCCGAGGAGGTCGAAGGTGCGATAGAGGGCGAAGACGCAGTGGCCATGCACAGTGGCCACCAGCGATCGGGCCAGGGCGATCGCCTTGGCCGGGTCGGGCGAGGGCAGGGCGGCGGCGATCTCGGCGGCGACGATACCCATGATCTCAGTGGCGACGTCCTGGTACCACTGCGGCGCTGGCCCGCCGTCGGCCATGTGGTGCTCGTAGACCGCGATCCAGCTCTTGGGATTCTCCTCGGCGAATTCAAAGTAGCCGCGCACCAGGGCCTCGATGCGCCCGGCGGGATCTGCGGCCGCCAGGCGCTCGCGCAGGTCCTGGGCCCAGAGGCGCAAGGTGCGCGCATTGATGGCCACCATCAGCCCGTCATAGCTGCCGAACACGTTGTAGACCGTGCCGATCGAATAGCCGGCGCGCTTGGCGACATCACGGGCCGAAAACTTTGCCAGGCCCACCTCGGCCAGCTGGCGGCGGCCTTCGTCGACGAACAGGGTCTCCAGTTCGCTGCGGGTGTGGTCGGATCGGCGGCCCATCTTCACTCCAATTGAACACTGTTCAAAAAACTAATTGAACACCGCTCAATTATGTGGTTCTCCTCTGTGGCGTCAAGCGGAACCCTCCGCCCGACGTTTTGGAGAAACCCCTGACCATGGACCCTCTCAGTCCGGTCTACATCACCGGTTGCGGCGCCTTCCTTCCGGGCCAGCCGATCGACAACGAAATCATGGAAGACCACATCGGCCGGGTCGGCGGCGCGCCGTCGGTGTTCGGCCGCCGGGCCCTGCGCTGGAACGGCATCGCCCGCCGCCACTACGCCCTGACCCCCGAAGGCCGCTGGCTGCACTCCAACGCCTCCATGAGCGCCGAGGCGGTGCTGAGGGCGCTGGAGGCGGCGGGCCTTGGCCGCGCCGACCTCGACTGCCTGGCGGCCGCGACCACCCAGGGAGACCTTCTGGTCCCCGGACACGCCAGCGCCGTGCATGGCGAGCTGGGCGGCGGGGCGCTGGAGCTGGCCAGCTTCCAATCGGTCTGCGCCTCGGCCCTGATGGCGGCGAAATATGCCTGGATGGCGGTGCGCACCGGCGAGGCGAACTGCGCCGCGGCCTGCGCCGGGGAGTTCTCCTCCCGCTGGTTCCGGCCTGAGTTCTACGAAGGCGGCGCCCTCATCGACACCAAGGGACGGCTGGCCATGGCGGCCGACTTCCTGCGCTTCACCCTGTCGGACGGGGCGGGAGCGGTGGTGATGGAAAGCCGCCCGCGGCCGAAGGGCCTGAGCCTCAGGGTCCAGTGGATCGACATGGTCTCGCTCGCCGGCCGCTTCGATCCCTGCATGTGGGCCGGCGCCAGCGAGCAGGGCCGGGCCGAGCGCGACGGCGGCTGGAGCCGGCGCGGTCCTCTCGCCGCCCACGCCGAGGGCGCCATCGCCCTGCAGCAGGACTTCAATCTGCTGAAAGCGGTGATCCGCGCCTGGATCGGGGTCTATCTGGACAAGGTCGACGCCGGCCGCATCGACCCGCGCGCCGTGGACCATCTGCTCTGCCACTATTCCGCCCGCTCCTTGCGTGAGGAGATCGTCGGCCTCCTCGAAGCCACCCACGCCATGATCCCCGAGGAGCGCTGGTTCACCACCCTGACCGAGACCGGCAATGTCGGTTCGGCCTCGATCTGGATCATGCTGGAGGCCCTGGTCCGCAGCGGCCGGGTCCAGCCTGGTCAGCGGATCCTGTGCATCGTGCCCGAAAGCGGCCGCGCCATGGTCGGCTTCATGATGCTCGAGGCGGTGGAGGCGGTGCGATGAGCGGCGCCCTCGTCATCGCCGAGCCGGACGCGGACGAGGCCGTCGCCGCGGTCCTGCGCAAGCTGGCCGTGGTCTGGACCGGCTTCGAGGCCCGGCTGGAGGCCGTGCCCCTGATCCGCAAGCTGACCCGCGGTCGGTTCGAGCTGGCCGACTACCACGCCTTCCTGGTGCAGCTGCGCCAGCAGGTGAAGGACGGGGCGCTGTGGATGTCCCGGGCCGCCTCCAACATCGACGAGCAGCACCTGGAGCTGCGCTCGATCCTGATGCGCCACGCCGTGGCCGAGCACCGCGACTTTCGCCTGCTCGACGCCGACTATGTCGCCTCCGGCGGCGCGCGCCAGGCCATCGAGAACGGGGAGAAGAACCTGGGCTCCGAGGCCCTGTCGGCCTGGATGTTCCACAAGGCGTCGCAGGCCAATCCGTTCGGCCTCCTGGGCGCCATGTTCATCATCGAGGGGCTGGGCTCGATCAAGGCCGGCGAGTGGGGCCGCAGGGTGTGCGAGCGGCTGGACCTGCCGACCACCGCCGCCCGCTTCCTGCTCTATCACGGTGAGAACGACGCCGGGCACATGGAGGAGTTCCAGGCCATGCTGCGCCTGGTGCTGCCCGATGCGGCCACAGCGGCGGCCATCGTCCGCTGCGCCGAGGTCACCGCCCGGCTTTACACCCTGCAGATCGAGGAGATCGCCGCATGAGCGATCCCTTTGATCCCAGAGGCTTCGATCCGCGCGACCCGGACCCGACCCTGGCCCTCTATCTGGACCAGAGCCTGCCGATCGACGACAGCGCCAAGCGGGCGCTGCTGGACTGCGACCGATCCGGCTCGCGCCGCTGGTTGTTCCCGCTGATCCGGCCGGCCCTGCTCGCCGGCTTCGTAGTCATCAAGGGCGTCCGCGCGATCTCGCCCCGGCGGCCGAACCTGAACCAGACCCTGCACCGGCTGATCCACTGGGGCCTTCGGACCTTCGCCTCGCCCGAGGCCAACCTCCTGATCCTCAGGCACTTCCACATCGGCACGGAGATCCTGGCCTTCATCAAGGCCAACGCCGGGGGCGTCGAGATCGCGACCACGCCGCTCAGGCCTCGGACCCTGAAGGACCTGGAGGCCAACCTGTTCCTGCAGCACGACCTCAACGTCTACAACTTCATCATCCAGCTCAACGCAGGTCTCAGAGCCCAGGGGCGGGACCTGGAGCCGGTCGCCCAGCCTGACTTCTCGATGATCTCGGATCGCTTCGAGTTCGATCCCCTGCCCAACGGGCCGCTGAACCGGATCGACGTGCAGACCGCGGTCGAGGCCTACACCCCACTCTACGCTCTGCTCCTGCCGCGCAAGGACTTCGAGCGCGCGGCCAGCTCGCTGCAGCTGGACGAGGTGGTGGGGATCAGCGTGGCCAAGATCCTGGGCAGTTCCTACCACCTGGCCTTCGTCAAGAACGGCCATCCGCTGGTGCGGCTGTCCTCGCTGCAGGCCGGCTACCGGCTGATGATGCACGGCCTCGACTGCGAGGCTTTGCACGGCTGGCTGCGCGTCCTCAAGCACCGTCAGGCCCAGGGCCTGCCGCTCGACCCGCGCGCGCCCACCGTCGCCCGCCTCGCCGCCTGAAATCCCTTTCGAAAACAGGAAGACCAAGATGGACCTCCTCGCTCATGCTGCGCGCCTCGAGCCGCATCTCTCCGTCGTCCGGCCGACCGGCCTTCAGCGCTACCCCGTGGTGGTGCAGATGCACGACTGCTCCGGCGTCAACGCCACCCAGTTCCGCTATGCCGAGGCTGCACGGGACATCGGCTGCGCCGCGGTGGTGCTGGACTCGTTCGCCCCGCTCGGCATCAGTCGCCCCGAGGCCAAGGCCACGGTCTGTACGGGCCTGAGGTTCCGCGGCGACCAACGCGCCGTCGATCTTGTGGCGACGCTCAAGTGGCTCACCCGCCAGCCCTGGGCCGACCCCGACAACATCGTCGTCGCCGGCTGGAGCCACGGCGCCTGGGCCGCCATGGAGGCGCTGGCGGGCTCTGCTGACGAAGCCCTGGAGGCGCGGGCGCTGCTGTCGCGGCTCAGGGCGGCAATCCTGTTCTACCCCTATGCTGGGGCCGCTTCGCATACCTATCGCCAAGGCTGGGGGCCGCACCGGCCCAAGGTCTATGCCTGCCTGGCCGGGCGCGACATGGTGGTAGGGCGCGTGGCGCCGGCGCGCACCTTCCAGCGGCTGAGGGACGACGGCCTCGACGTACGCATCCTCGACCTGCCGGACGCGGGGCACTGTTTCGACGATCCGGAGACCAATGCTCTTTTCGCCCGCTACAGTCCTTGCCTCGCCGAGCAGGCCCGCCGCTTCTACCTGGACGCCCTGGCCGAGGCGTCAGCCAAGCCTGGGCCGCGGCTCGCCTTCAGCAGATGATCTCGAACCAGAAATCGAACACGTCCATCAACTCGAACAGCTCGCCCAGGCCCTGGGCGTCGCCGTCCACGGCCAGGGTTCCGGCGTCGACGGCGGCCGCGACGGTGGTCTCCTTCAGCGCCAGGGCGACCAGGACCTCGCGGGTCAGGCGCACAGGGATGGCGCCGGGCTCGGCCTT is a genomic window of Phenylobacterium montanum containing:
- a CDS encoding iron-containing redox enzyme family protein, with the translated sequence MSGALVIAEPDADEAVAAVLRKLAVVWTGFEARLEAVPLIRKLTRGRFELADYHAFLVQLRQQVKDGALWMSRAASNIDEQHLELRSILMRHAVAEHRDFRLLDADYVASGGARQAIENGEKNLGSEALSAWMFHKASQANPFGLLGAMFIIEGLGSIKAGEWGRRVCERLDLPTTAARFLLYHGENDAGHMEEFQAMLRLVLPDAATAAAIVRCAEVTARLYTLQIEEIAA
- a CDS encoding TetR/AcrR family transcriptional regulator translates to MGRRSDHTRSELETLFVDEGRRQLAEVGLAKFSARDVAKRAGYSIGTVYNVFGSYDGLMVAINARTLRLWAQDLRERLAAADPAGRIEALVRGYFEFAEENPKSWIAVYEHHMADGGPAPQWYQDVATEIMGIVAAEIAAALPSPDPAKAIALARSLVATVHGHCVFALYRTFDLLGETAPAEAALARVREALAAAGAAG
- a CDS encoding DUF6999 family protein, translated to MSDPFDPRGFDPRDPDPTLALYLDQSLPIDDSAKRALLDCDRSGSRRWLFPLIRPALLAGFVVIKGVRAISPRRPNLNQTLHRLIHWGLRTFASPEANLLILRHFHIGTEILAFIKANAGGVEIATTPLRPRTLKDLEANLFLQHDLNVYNFIIQLNAGLRAQGRDLEPVAQPDFSMISDRFEFDPLPNGPLNRIDVQTAVEAYTPLYALLLPRKDFERAASSLQLDEVVGISVAKILGSSYHLAFVKNGHPLVRLSSLQAGYRLMMHGLDCEALHGWLRVLKHRQAQGLPLDPRAPTVARLAA
- a CDS encoding beta-ketoacyl-ACP synthase III, giving the protein MDPLSPVYITGCGAFLPGQPIDNEIMEDHIGRVGGAPSVFGRRALRWNGIARRHYALTPEGRWLHSNASMSAEAVLRALEAAGLGRADLDCLAAATTQGDLLVPGHASAVHGELGGGALELASFQSVCASALMAAKYAWMAVRTGEANCAAACAGEFSSRWFRPEFYEGGALIDTKGRLAMAADFLRFTLSDGAGAVVMESRPRPKGLSLRVQWIDMVSLAGRFDPCMWAGASEQGRAERDGGWSRRGPLAAHAEGAIALQQDFNLLKAVIRAWIGVYLDKVDAGRIDPRAVDHLLCHYSARSLREEIVGLLEATHAMIPEERWFTTLTETGNVGSASIWIMLEALVRSGRVQPGQRILCIVPESGRAMVGFMMLEAVEAVR
- a CDS encoding dienelactone hydrolase family protein, whose amino-acid sequence is MDLLAHAARLEPHLSVVRPTGLQRYPVVVQMHDCSGVNATQFRYAEAARDIGCAAVVLDSFAPLGISRPEAKATVCTGLRFRGDQRAVDLVATLKWLTRQPWADPDNIVVAGWSHGAWAAMEALAGSADEALEARALLSRLRAAILFYPYAGAASHTYRQGWGPHRPKVYACLAGRDMVVGRVAPARTFQRLRDDGLDVRILDLPDAGHCFDDPETNALFARYSPCLAEQARRFYLDALAEASAKPGPRLAFSR